The window GAAATCAGCCGCACCCTCGGACCAGGCCGAGCCGCCGCGTTCACGTCCGACAATCGGACGCTCGCCGTCGCAGCCACCGACCACACCGTCCACATCATCGACCTCAGTAACCCCGCCGCACCCCGAAACGTCATCACCTTCAGCGGCAACCGGAACGACCTCACCGCCATCGACACCAGCCCCGACGGGCAAACCCTCACCACCGCATCCCAAGACGGCACGGTCACCATCTGGCCCGGATCGCCATAGCTATCCACTCGCCAATACCAGCAACTACCAGCGACAGAGCGCAGCACTACAGCTTCCTCGGCCTGCCCCTGACCACCCGGGCGAACAGCATCACGGCGTCCCACCGGCCTTCGGAGCGATGCCAGCCGCGATGCTTCCACCGGCGGTCCGAGCCTGTGTGGGCGAACCAGACCCGGACCGTCGCCAACCAGCGACCTGCTTCGCGCCTGTCTCTCTCGTCGCCACAACCCTGGCCGGAACGAAGCCTTCGGCATGATCACGCGGCAGCCCTCCAGCGGTGTGGGCGTCGGAGCGGACGGCGGTCGCCGGCCCGCGGGTGGTTGGGACCGCGTCGCGGGTGCTCTACGAGACACTGGCCGGGGTTTTCGCGTCACTGGGGTTCGACGCGCTGGGCGACGAGGTGTTCCGGGATCTGGTGATCGCCCGGCTGGTCGAGCCGACGTCGATCCTCGACACCGGCCGGGTGCTGGTCGATCTCGGCGTCACGCCGGCGAGCGAGAAGACGATGCGCCGCACGCTGCTGCGCGCGCAGCGCGATGGCCACCGCGACCGGCTCGCCGGGCTGTGTTTCACCCACGCCCAGGCCAGCGGTGATGTCTCGTTGTGTCTCTACGACGTGACCACGCTCTACTTCGAGGCGGAGAACGAGGACGACCTGCGGAAGGTCGGCTATTCGAAGGAACGCCGCGTCGACCCGCAGATCGTCGTCGGCCTGCTCGTCGACCGGTATGGCTTCCCGCTCGAGATCGGCTGCTACGCGGGCAACAAGGCCGAGACCGCGACGATCCTGCCGATCGTCCGCCAGTTCAAGGCGCGTCACGGCCTGGAGAACCTGGTGGGTGATGAATGGTCACGTGTCCTCTCCAGCAGGGAGCGCGGTCATATCAGCGCGCAGGATCAGCGGTCGAGGTGGCGGCGTGCTACGGCTGCGTAGCAGGACACGTCGGCGTCGGTCAGCTCGCTGTCTGGTGCGTCATTGTCGGGTTGCCAGCGGTGCGCGACGGTGAGCCCGGGCGGGGCCAGGTCGAGGCCGGTGAAGAAGCGTTCGACTTCGGCCAGGCTGCGTGCTCGGACGGAGATGCCACGGGCCTGGTAGACGGCCGCGGCCTTGTCGGCCTGCTCGGGGGCGAAGTCGGCGGTGGCGTGCGTGAGGACCAGGTGGCTGCCGTCGGGCAGCGCGTCGAGCAGCGTCTGAACGATGCCGTAGGGGTCGTCGGCGTCGGGGATGAAATGCAGGATCGCGTTCAGGGACAAGGCGACCGGGAGGGACAGATCGAAGGTGTCACGTACCTCGGCGGAGCCGAGGATCTTCTCCGGGTCGCGTAGGTCGGCGTCCAGGTAAGCGGTGGCGCCTTCTGGCCGGCTGGTCAGCAAAGCGCGGGCGTGCACCAGAACGAGCGGATCGTTGTCGACGTAGACGATCCGGGCGTCGGGAGCGATCGACTGTGCGATCTCGTGCAGGTTCGGCGAGGTCGGGATCCCGGTGCCGATATCCAGGAACTGGCGGATCCTCCCCATGGTGGCGAGATACCTGACCGCACGGCCCAGGAACGCCCGATTGCACCTGGCCACTGTCCGCGCCTGGGGAAAGTCACGCAGGACCGCCTCGGCGGCCTCCTGATCGGCGGGATAGCTGTTCTTACCGTCCAGGTAGTAGTCATACATACGGGCCGAATGCGGCCGGTTCATGTACAGCTCCGTGCCCGATGCTTGGGACGGTGAATCGCTCGTGGTCATGGTCCTGCTAGTCCTTTACGTGATTACAAGGGGCGACGATGAAGGCGGTCAAGGGCTCGGTTTTGACTCACCGGGAAGGGTGGTGAGTGGCGGGACTGTGTTTGGGCGCGCGAAAGGTGCCCTCTCCTCACGGGAAGATCAAACTGCGGCGGTGGCAGGGATGTGCCGGCCTCGACCTGACGGTTTTGGGAACGGTTGCCGGTGATCAACGCCAAAGACCGGCGGCCAGGCTCAGGTAGCGCGATGCGGAGGCCCGCGGTGCGACGATCACGGTCGCGATTTCGTCCGGACGGGAGCGGACGCGCTGCGGCGCTCCGACAGGGCACAGCCCGTGCGCGGGCTTACCCCGGTGAGAAGGCCGTCGCGGATCCGTCGTAGCAGGACCAGGTCATGGACAGCCGGAGCGTCACCGACCGCGAGAGCCGTCGGCGCCCGGCGAGGCAGAGACCGCGACTCGTCACCGCGGCCGGCCTCGGGCCTGTCATGGTCCAACGCGGCCCAGACAATCTTGCCTGGCCCTGTCGCAGTCGGATAGGAGCCCCAGGTGGCCAGCGCGTCGACGAGGTGGAGTCCGTGTCCGGACTCGGCCAGCGGGTCGGGCATGGAGCGGGCGGGCATGGCGGGCGCGGTGTCGAAGACCTCGATCACAAGTCGGCGGTCAGTGTCGGTGAGCCGAACGGCGATCCAATGGGAGAGCGGGTCCGGCGTGTTGGTGTTCGTGGAGGCGGTGACCGCATTGGCGACAAGCTCGCTGATCACGAGCTGCGCGTCGTCCAGAAGCGAGAGCAGCCGCCATCCCGACAGCGTCGCGTGTGTCTGCCAACGGGCGACGGCAGGTGCGGCCGGGGTGGAGGCCAGCCATCGCACGATCGAGCGATTCGCTTCCACCTTGTCACGCACCGTCAACTGCCGCGGCATGCCGGCGGGCAGGGCCTTTGCCGCTGCGCTGGTAGTTGACAGCTCTGGCGTGCGAGGGGATCCGGAGGACAGCCGATTCGGGTCGCGACCTCCGGAAGATTCGAAGCAGGTCATGGAGGCCACTCCGGCGCGAGGGAGGGGGCAAGTCGATACCGCTTGGCTTGGCGAAGGTGGTCCCGAGTCCATGGGCGCCTCGCCGTCAGTGCTGTCGCTTGGCGTGCCACCGTTCATGCTCGACGTGTCCACCACGCACCCCTGGTCGCTGTGGCCCGCATCGGCTGTCGCCGGCAGGGCCCGGCGCACGATCCCCGCCGGCCTGATCA of the Pseudofrankia saprophytica genome contains:
- a CDS encoding SAM-dependent methyltransferase, translating into MTTSDSPSQASGTELYMNRPHSARMYDYYLDGKNSYPADQEAAEAVLRDFPQARTVARCNRAFLGRAVRYLATMGRIRQFLDIGTGIPTSPNLHEIAQSIAPDARIVYVDNDPLVLVHARALLTSRPEGATAYLDADLRDPEKILGSAEVRDTFDLSLPVALSLNAILHFIPDADDPYGIVQTLLDALPDGSHLVLTHATADFAPEQADKAAAVYQARGISVRARSLAEVERFFTGLDLAPPGLTVAHRWQPDNDAPDSELTDADVSCYAAVARRHLDR
- a CDS encoding ATP-binding protein, which gives rise to MVDTSSMNGGTPSDSTDGEAPMDSGPPSPSQAVSTCPLPRAGVASMTCFESSGGRDPNRLSSGSPRTPELSTTSAAAKALPAGMPRQLTVRDKVEANRSIVRWLASTPAAPAVARWQTHATLSGWRLLSLLDDAQLVISELVANAVTASTNTNTPDPLSHWIAVRLTDTDRRLVIEVFDTAPAMPARSMPDPLAESGHGLHLVDALATWGSYPTATGPGKIVWAALDHDRPEAGRGDESRSLPRRAPTALAVGDAPAVHDLVLLRRIRDGLLTGVSPRTGCALSERRSASAPVRTKSRP